The following is a genomic window from Phaseolus vulgaris cultivar G19833 chromosome 6, P. vulgaris v2.0, whole genome shotgun sequence.
CCATGAACATATATTATTGGAAATATATTACATTGGAATTTCGATTATAAGAAATTCCTCATTTGGACTATATATATTTACACTATTTTTTCTGGAAACCATGGCATCTATTATCAGCTTTTAAAGTGTATATTTTATTTGCAGAAAAAAGAGGGAGGGAAATGGTTCGATGCAATGAAAGATAATGAAAGATAAAGTAAGATGAATATATGATGAGTGGTTAATAagttattcatttattatttatcgtttatatataaatatagaaatgaacagtgaaaatattatataacttaCAACTTTTTGTCagaaatattaattttagtcgTTTGATTGTAAAATAATACGGCtagtcaattttaattttttttttattttggtttacATCTCTATTTTTGTTATTCcagtaatattttttacttttatttatctttgttAGAAAACCTACCAGGATATGCTACTctttgattatttatttaactttttgtgAATTATGACCATTTATGTGACAAGTATATATACTTACTTTAGTATGACTAGTTTTTACAATTATTGAATCTACCCtaagttttttaattattttcactcAATAAGTTATCGGAGATGTAAAGTTTATCACAATCAACATACTTTCAACCAAAAACCTACACATGGTTGCTAGCAAGACGAaagattaattatattaaaatttataaaagtgataaaatgttattttctatcttaagtggaaaaaatctttgaagtaaagttatttacaaaattaaaaagtaaaattagttttcgttttttattcaatttaaagttcttttgttataatttaacttatatatatatatatatatatatatattattaattattcattttagtAATATAGTTTACAtggtttaaaaatatatttaaacttgACTTTTAAAAGGGCCATGCATGTCCATAGTACGAAAAGGAATAGGTAATTAAAAAGGAAAAGTAAAGCAttggagaaggaaaagaaagagataTGTACCAATAATAGAGCCTTGATGTTGGAGAAACTCAACCTCTCTTGAGAAGGATCTTCTCCATTTGTCATAACAACATCAAGAAAATCTGGCTTCCCCTTACGTTCATGGGAAGACTTCACATGCTCCTCAATAATATTGGTCAAAAACACATCAAACCTCTTATGCAACCTTTTCATCTTTCCCACCACACCTTGCAAATCCATCCAAGCAATGCAAGGTACAAAATCACCAATGTTGACCCCAGAAATTGTCATGAATTCCACCACCATGTCCTTAAACTCCTTAGCCTCCAACCCTTTGTTTGAAAATATTCTCTTGCTAAGTACCACTTGGCTCACCATATTAGTAATTGTGCAACTCAACAAATCACACACAACTACTAATTCCCCTTGTTTGCCACACTCTTGCATGGCTTTTAGCATGTGTTTCACCTCACTTGCTCTCACATGACCCCAATCATGAAGGGCCCTCCCACCAAGCATGTGTTGGTTGGCTAGCTTCCTAAGGAGCTTCCATTTGGGTCCATAGTTTGCAAAAACTAGGTCTTGTGCATTGTACCCCAAGTGGGTTGCCCCAGCAATTGTGGGCCTGTTTAGGAAATTATGGTCCAAGGCCTTGAGGAATGCTTGGGCTATATCTGGACTTGAGGCAACCACAGTGTCACAAGTGCCCATTTTGAGGAACATGATGGGTCCAAATTTCTTGGCCATGTTTGTGAGTGTGACATGAGGCATGGTGCCCAAAAGTGGTAGAACGCCAAGAATTGGCCATCCTCTTGGGCCTGGTGGTAGATGTGTGGAATTTGTGGTGATTGATCTAATGAAAAAGTGTAATGTGATGAAGATGAGAACCGCGACACCTAGTTCTCCCAGAAAGAATGCATCAAAAGTCATGTTGTGCAAGTGAAGATGACAAGGTTGTGCAATTGAGTAATCTTAATATATAGGGGAAAAGTTGGTGGTTACATCATAATTTGTGTGTTAGGTGCTTAGGTTAGAGCACGTGCCCTACTTAGAGTGTACCCaaagaaaaatacaatttcTAAGCAAAACAATATTAGAGGTCCATTGTTTACTTGTCGTCTTCTTCTTAAATTCATACATGGTAGAAAATAATGATCAAGAATATGCATAATAAATGGTTGAAAATGCAGATATATCATTATCGGATTTTGCATATTAATATATTGCTTTTAATGGatgaaaataatattcattAATAATGTAATTTGAAGTTTGTTCCTTAATTTGCtgaagaaataaatattaatcatGATTTTAAAGGCAGAAAGAAATTTCTATCTatacttaaaatatatatatatatatataaataaatacaattgaACTAGTACAAAATTCTTTAATAACGACACCCTTCAAAGACGGTTTGGAGACAACCATCGTTAAAAACTAGGCGGTGGCAATCCTGTAATTTTTTCGAATTTTTTTTGGACTTTTAACACGGTTCAAcccagaaccgtcgttaaaaagtTACGCGGGAAGATACAATAACGGTTCAACCCaaaaccgtcgttaaaagttgCTTTTTCATGACGGTTCATctagaaccgtcgttaaaaccTCTTTTCACACTCAGATTTTTAGACTCTTTTCACACTCTCCCATATTCATTCAGAAACCTTGCCTTCTTTCTCACAAAACGTGCCTCTGCAAGACACACCCTAACAACCGAGCTCCACCGCGACCCCGCACCGCCCGCGCGACCGCGACCCCACGATCGAGACCCCGCTCGACCGCCGCCCCTGACGCCGACCGACCGCGAACAGAAATCGCGACCAAGCCGCCCGCGCGACCGCGAACCCGCACCGTCGACCTCGAACCAGCCGCAACTGTGAACCCGCACCAACGACCGCGAACCCGCGCGACTGCCGTCGACCGACCACGACCCGCGACCACGATGGACACCCTGCGCGCGACCCTCGATCGTTCCAGCGACCACCGACCGGCCAACCCTACCGTTGCGCCTGTGACCGCCGTCCACACCTACGTGACAACCAACCCTGCCGTTGCACCTGCGACCACCGATGCCTTGCTGCAACCGCTTGTCATGACCGCCCATCCATTTGAGGTTAGtgtattcttatttattatcaCCTATATTTTGAAAGTATTCGTTTTGAGTTTGATATTGATTCTTTATATTGAACGAACTTGTTCTGAGTCCGAAGGTGTCCGACCTTTggcaattttgattttatttttagtcattatatattgttttgagatattgaacgcattggttctgagtccggaggtgttCGACCTTCGAAAATTTTCAgtcattatatattgttttgacatattgaacgcactagttctgagtccggaggtgtccgaccttcggcacttttgttttattttttcatgattACATATTGAAAGTATTGGTTTTTAGTTTAGCAGTTCTATGGATCGGAGTTGGATTAATACACCACGAATAAGTGATACTTACGAAAAAAGG
Proteins encoded in this region:
- the LOC137833021 gene encoding flavonoid 3',5'-hydroxylase 1-like — protein: MTFDAFFLGELGVAVLIFITLHFFIRSITTNSTHLPPGPRGWPILGVLPLLGTMPHVTLTNMAKKFGPIMFLKMGTCDTVVASSPDIAQAFLKALDHNFLNRPTIAGATHLGYNAQDLVFANYGPKWKLLRKLANQHMLGGRALHDWGHVRASEVKHMLKAMQECGKQGELVVVCDLLSCTITNMVSQVVLSKRIFSNKGLEAKEFKDMVVEFMTISGVNIGDFVPCIAWMDLQGVVGKMKRLHKRFDVFLTNIIEEHVKSSHERKGKPDFLDVVMTNGEDPSQERLSFSNIKALLLNLFTAGTDTSTSIIEWALAEMLKNPNILIRAQKEMDEVVGRERVVLESDLPKLPYLQAICKETYRMHPSTPLSVPRVATEACNVNGYYIPKNTRLNVNIWAIGRDPNVWSNPLEFNPERFLRGKSAKVDPSGVDFELIPFGGGRRICAGDRMAIVVIQYILGSLVHSFDWKLPNGEDLNMDEAFGLTLQKAVPLSAMVSPRLLSHAYV